The nucleotide sequence ACGGGGCGACACGAGTTCGGCGCGTACGGCCACGGCCCGGCGGCCGTCCCGCTGGCCGAGCGGATGGTCGAGCTGATCCAGGCGTGGGACCGCGAGCACCGGAACGGGCGGCCGCCGGTGATCTGCGTCCAGCCGGCCGGAACGCCCGTCGACCGGCTGCGGCCCGGCCGCGTCCTGCGCAAGCGGCACACCGTGGTCACGGTCGACTGGCGGTGACCTCCCGCTCACCCTGCCGACGCTCGGCCCGGACCTGGCGAGCCGGCTGGTAGACGCCACCGGGGCCCTCCACGTTGCGGTGGTCCGTAGTGGTCGGAAATGATGACTATGAGGAGTCCGCATCCGCCGGCCTGATGGTCGAGCCGGCGATGCGCAGGCCGTAGTGATCGATGACGTGGGTGTCGTGGTAATGGCGTTTGGCGTGGTCACGGGCGGCGTCTTCGGCGGTGGTGTACCGCGAGAACTCGCGGCCGGTCCACGGGCAGGTGGGGCAACGGGCGCGGTATCGGGCCGGGGTGTTCGGCGGAGCCACAGCCGCACGATATATCGACAGCTAAACTTTGGCTATTCGATCATCGAAGGTCGGATGGGCGGGTGGTCGACAGCCGGGCTCCTGAGTACGAGCGGCTGTACGCCACACTCCGGCAGCTGCGAATGGAGCGCGGTCTCACGCAGGCCGAACTCGGCCAGCGCCTCGGGCTCACCCAGCGCAAGGTGTCGCTGTTCGAGTCCGGCGACCGGCGCATCGACGTCGTCGAGCTGGCCCGGTACGCGCGGGCCCTCCAATTCGGGCTGACGGAACTCCTGGACCGAGCCGAGCTCGACTACCCCGTGGCCGAGGAGTTCACGACCGACGAGCTCACGTGAGCGCCGCGCCCTGCTCGCGTGACGCCCGCCGCCGGCGCTGTTCGACCGGGTCGGGGACGGGCGCGGCGGCCAGCAACCGCCGGGTGTAGTCGTCGGCCGGTGCCGACAGGACGTCGGCGCTGCTGCCCTGTTCGACGATCTTCCCGCGGTGCATGACAGCGATTCGGTCGGCCAGCAGCTCCACGACGGCGAGGTCGTGGCTGATGAACAGGCACGAGAAGCCGAGCCGCGTCTGCAGGTCCATCAGCAGCTCGAGCACCCGCGCCTGCACGGACACGTCCAGCGCGCTGGTCGGCTCGTCGGCCACCAGCAGGACGGGCTCGAGGGCGATGGCCCGGGCGATGCCGACCCGCTGCCGCTGGCCGCCGGAGAGCTCGTGCGGGTAGCGGTTGCGCC is from Jiangella alkaliphila and encodes:
- a CDS encoding helix-turn-helix domain-containing protein; protein product: MVDSRAPEYERLYATLRQLRMERGLTQAELGQRLGLTQRKVSLFESGDRRIDVVELARYARALQFGLTELLDRAELDYPVAEEFTTDELT